A genomic window from Gossypium hirsutum isolate 1008001.06 chromosome D10, Gossypium_hirsutum_v2.1, whole genome shotgun sequence includes:
- the LOC107914246 gene encoding uncharacterized protein: MSQGFSIELYFDPALENQVLKAWNVLARRQISTQLIEIESRPHVTLFSSPFLDPAKLESVVKSFASKQGPLPLSFTSIGSFPNDKNVLFLAPVPTMALIQFQAQLCEAIKKEGIEIGEEFKPDSWIPFCAVAQDVPKTRIAEAFCVLRESKLPVSGYAMDIGLVEFSPVRECFSFELGNTVEA, translated from the coding sequence ATGTCACAAGGCTTTTCAATTGAGCTTTACTTTGATCCAGCACTCGAAAACCAAGTCTTGAAAGCTTGGAATGTATTGGCTCGTCGCCAAATCAGCACTCAGTTAATTGAAATTGAGTCAAGGCCTCACGTTACTCTCTTCTCCAGCCCTTTTCTAGACCCTGCCAAGCTTGAATCTGTTGTCAAGTCTTTTGCTTCAAAACAAGGACCTTTACCTCTATCTTTTACTTCAATTGGGAGTTtcccaaatgacaaaaatgttcTTTTTCTTGCACCTGTTCCAACAATGGCCCTCATACAGTTCCAAGCTCAATTATGTGAGGCAATTAAAAAGGAAGGGATCGAAATTGGTGAAGAGTTTAAACCTGACTCTTGGATTCCCTTTTGTGCAGTAGCTCAGGATGTGCCAAAAACAAGAATAGCTGAAGCTTTTTGTGTGTTGAGAGAGTCCAAATTGCCTGTTTCTGGATATGCAATGGACATTGGATTGGTGGAGTTTTCACCTGTTCGTGAATGTTTCTCATTTGAACTTGGGAATACTGTTGAGGCATGA
- the LOC107914247 gene encoding hypersensitive-induced response protein-like protein 1 — MGNLFCCVQVDQSTVAIKERFGKFDEVLEPGCHCLPWCIGSQLAGHLTLRLQQLDVRCETKTKDNVFVNVVASIQYRALAEKANDAFYKLSNPRTQIQAYVFDVIRASVPKLDLDDAFEQKNDIAKAVEDELEKAMSAYGYEIVQTLIVDIEPDEHVKRAMNEINAAARMRVAANEKAEAEKIIQIKRAEGEAESKYLSGVGIARQRQAIVDGLRDSVLGFSVNVPGTTAKDVLDMVLITQYFDTMKEIGAASKSSSVFIPHGPGAVRDIATQIRDGLLQASHHHE, encoded by the exons ATGGGCAACCTATTTTGTTGTGTCCAAGTAGACCAATCAACCGTAGCGATAAAGGAAAGATTTGGCAAGTTTGATGAAGTTCTAGAGCCTGGATGCCATTGTTTACCTTGGTGTATTGGGAGCCAGCTTGCCGGCCATCTCACTCTGCGTTTACAGCAGCTTGATGTGCGTTGTGAGACCAAGACTAAG GACAATGTATTTGTCAACGTTGTGGCATCCATACAGTATCGCGCCCTGGCTGAGAAGGCTAATGATGCTTTCTACAAACTTAGCAACCCCAGGACTCAAATTCAAGCCTATGTTTTTGATG TTATTAGGGCAAGTGTTCCAAAGCTGGATTTGGATGATGCTTTTGAGCAAAAGAATGATATTGCTAAAGCTGTTGAAGATGAGCTTGAAAAG GCTATGTCTGCTTATGGATATGAGATTGTCCAGACCCTCATTGTTGATATAGAACCAGATGAACACGTGAAAAGGGCCATGAACGAGATTAATGCTG CTGCAAGGATGAGAGTTGCAGCAAACGAGAAAGCAGAGGCGGAGAAGATTATACAGATAAAGAGAGCAGAGGGAGAGGCGGAATCAAAGTATCTGTCAGGAGTGGGGATTGCAAGGCAACGACAGGCGATTGTGGACGGTCTAAGGGACAGTGTGCTTGGGTTCTCAGTCAATGTTCCAGGGACAACGGCTAAGGATGTTTTGGATATGGTCCTTATTACCCAGTATTTTGATACCATGAAAGAAATTGGTGCTGCCTCTAAATCTTCATCCGTCTTTATCCCTCATGGACCTGGTGCTGTTCGAGACATTGCCACCCAGATTCGAGATGGCCTGCTTCAGGCATCTCACCATCATGAATAA
- the LOC107914914 gene encoding beta-glucuronosyltransferase GlcAT14B has protein sequence MRNCQPKWILPLAFGSIFPLFLLCFTTIASFNGVPLLFLYRSSYHFVENQLKPIPVSTHITISTPPSPPRFAYLISGSAGNGKMLRRMLLAIYHPLNQYIVHLDRKASPAERQTVEQFVTDYKVFKEVGNVRMITKANLVTYRGCTMVANTLHAAAIMLREGGNWDWFINLSASDYPLVTQDDLLHIFSYVPRDLNFIDHTSKMGWKAGQRAKPVIIDPALYNSKKAEVFWITQRRSIPTAFELFTGSAWMALSRPFVDYCIWGWDNLPRKVLMYYTNFLSSPEGYFHTVICNAKAFSNTTVNNDLHFILWDNPPKQHPRRLTLSHMQRMLNSNAPFARKFHQNSRVLDKIDTDLLSRGKEMFTPGGWCVGSGENGTDPCSVVGTPTVLRPGPGAKRLQTLINSLLSNDNFRLRQCK, from the exons ATGCGAAATTGTCAGCCTAAATGGATCCTCCCATTAGCTTTTGGCTCCATTTTCCCCTTATTTTTACTCTGTTTTACAACCATAGCCTCTTTTAATGGCGTCCCATTACTTTTCTTGTACCGTTCCTCCTACCATTTCGTGGAGAACCAACTGAAACCCATCCCCGTCTCGACTCACATCACTATCTCCACTCCGCCTTCACCTCCCCGCTTCGCCTACCTCATTTCCGGCTCCGCAGGCAATGGTAAGATGCTGAGAAGGATGCTTTTAGCCATTTACCATCCCTTGAATCAGTACATAGTTCATCTTGACCGGAAAGCTAGCCCTGCAGAGAGGCAGACTGTTGAGCAGTTTGTGACAGATTATAAAGTGTTTAAAGAAGTTGGGAACGTTAGGATGATTACGAAAGCTAATTTGGTTACTTATAGAGGATGTACAATGGTTGCTAATACGCTCCATGCTGCTGCAATCATGTTGAGAGAAGGTGGAAACTGGGATTGGTTTATTAATCTTAGTGCTTCTGATTATCCCCTTGTTACCCAAGATG ATCTTTTACACATATTTTCATACGTACCAAGGGATTTGAATTTCATTGATCATACAAGCAAAATGGGGTGGAAAGC GGGTCAAAGGGCTAAGCCAGTTATAATAGATCCAGCATTGTATAATTCGAAAAAAGCTGAAGTGTTTTGGATAACTCAGAGGAGAAGTATCCCTACTGCATTCGAACTCTTTACAG GTTCGGCATGGATGGCACTTTCTCGCCCTTTTGTGGACTACTGCATTTGGGGATGGGACAACCTCCCTCGAAAAGTTCTCATGTACTATACCAACTTCCTATCATCTCCAGAAGGTTACTTCCACACTGTCATTTGTAATGCAAAAGCTTTCAGCAACACTACAGTAAACAATGATCTTCATTTTATATTATGGGATAACCCACCTAAGCAGCATCCTCGTCGCCTCACGCTGTCTCACATGCAACGGATGCTCAACAGCAATGCCCCTTTTGCCAGGAAATTCCATCAGAATAGCCGAGTGCTGGACAAAATCGACACTGACCTCTTATCTCGGGGCAAAGAAATGTTTACTCCTGGTGGTTGGTGTGTAGGAAGTGGGGAAAACGGGACTGATCCGTGTTCAGTTGTTGGTACTCCAACAGTCCTCAGACCTGGCCCCGGCGCCAAAAGGTTGCAAACTTTGATCAATTCTCTTCTATCCAATGACAATTTTCGACTGCGACAATGTAAATAA
- the LOC107914245 gene encoding thaumatin-like protein: MKSLQVAAVLLLLFSGHSLAHTVTFYVHNKCPFPIWPATAPNTGHPVIANGGFYLPPGQMQQFEAPWTWNGRIWARTGCNFNSNWQPACETGDCDGRLQCNGLIGIPPATLVQVALQGDKGKPNFYDVSLVDGYNLPVSVTTRPFSPKCTIGSCSKNPNNFCPQELQVVNKNGEVVACKSACLAFDIDSFCCRNEFGTPEKCKPSVYSKMFKDACPSYYSYAFDMPPPLVNCASKDYVITFCPSAWGTDQASI; this comes from the exons ATGAAGTCATTGCAGGTTGCTGCTGTTCTTCTGCTCCTGTTTTCTG GGCATTCACTAGCACATACGGTAACATTTTATGTACACAATAAGTGCCCCTTTCCTATATGGCCAGCAACGGCCCCCAACACCGGCCATCCAGTGATAGCAAATGGCGGATTCTATCTCCCACCAGGACAGATGCAGCAGTTTGAGGCACCGTGGACGTGGAACGGACGAATTTGGGCAAGGACAGGTTGCAACTTCAACTCGAATTGGCAACCGGCTTGTGAAACCGGTGACTGTGATGGAAGGCTCCAATGCAATGGACTAATAGGAATACCTCCAGCCACACTAGTCCAAGTTGCACTTCAAGGTGATAAAGGCAAGCCAAATTTCTACGACGTTAGCCTGGTTGACGGCTACAACCTTCCTGTCTCGGTCACTACACGACCTTTTTCACCCAAATGCACCATCGGAAGCTGCTcaaaaaatccaaacaacttttgCCCTCAAGAACTTCAAGTTGTTAACAAAAATGGGGAAGTAGTTGCTTGCAAAAGTGCTTGCTTGGCATTTGATATCGATTCATTTTGTTGCAGAAATGAGTTTGGGACACCTGAAAAATGCAAACCAAGTGTGTATTCAAAGATGTTTAAGGACGCATGCCCTTCTTATTATAGCTATGCCTTTGACATGCCTCCACCATTGGTGAATTGTGCCTCAAAAGACTATGTAATTACTTTCTGTCCTTCAGCTTGGGGGACTGACCAGGCTTCTATTTAG